A genomic region of Porticoccaceae bacterium LTM1 contains the following coding sequences:
- a CDS encoding TonB-dependent receptor, with the protein MSKILSRCRHVVGWELGSSTAKKRLATFIASAILSGVASASSIEDDVVIINFSMLSMDEALLKLGEESGVKVIFSNDLVEGHVSKAISGKMTVATALNRILDGTDLKYEVSKDNVVVITQDVDAKKDRADPIEEVEEIVVVGSALKGGDPSAPITIYTREDLMARGVFSVEEFLRTYSGSTTVLNSATSAEVDINPNLLTLDAMYDKSDGIQGQAAANIAGFGIGSTLVLINNRRTAASPVLDNGFVDLNSIPFEEIERIEVLEGGASSRYGSDAVGGVVNIVTRRSRGTSSATTFRVDNSRNGGDRYNLSQVLNYGWQDGSVRLTLNKSESKPISSEKAGWTTMDLTDRGGYDRRLQSEPHAGGAVYRWGPGRTFRMPNGSLYTLPDGTVYTYTGFGWDALPSENDGTDYSDDDWSPENLQPSEQGIREFLSPHTRQKSASLRVEQDFGEYRLWSDLSWNENSSQTQQTTLAIGPFSSPVYVPESNAFNTFGEDVRAIYTFHNEMKIGQLPQMTANNIATTKRFNFGVAGPLAFLDDWEFTFDGGVSSSESLAWQTRLDTSECGYDARGNALAGYYDTATGEFYENVQDIPSDAVYGVDYKYGCYEGAESLWSKMLASSNPDEAINLFGNGSVQSPFLSEMLYERYQGNPVRLNYRTRVEFTGPVYELPGGEVWGHIGFDFNRDVTDYSKADFRRLFADTQNGKVNRDTAAVYYEVRVPIVGEANAVPGVESLAFNIQGRYSDFDTPESRGQQKYNKTTPQYSLSWKPRNDLTLSVRYTESFKAPTNFQQINAESDFADPSKCFGAADMDPTKVDESCWLDMAAGELKPLPWESRPDDSIYPTWLPFAVDLDGYRDATGEWLEGEQPLFYGNVARISFGVLDSLRPETSEDWNYSVQWNPEFLTGLSMRLDYRQVDYTDRIETFNYYDEGHQDYLYTRPDLYWEHPETDQLMVVRFLPSNQTINERRSLTFNLGYYWDTDWGSFNSRLRGTYVGTHQYQLSDATPLQTMVGRYDKSGPKQMKGSLEFGWSYGFWNLNLTGHYSDDYAWNDQILDTSTWRLIDNYVDVEEYWSVDLTASYSDRDSGWSVYAGARNLTNTDFPFINDRAGQGFDSSVVSPGGRTLYLSVSKQFDFD; encoded by the coding sequence GTGAGTAAAATTCTGTCAAGATGTCGTCATGTTGTTGGCTGGGAGTTGGGGTCTTCAACAGCAAAAAAACGTTTAGCGACTTTTATAGCATCCGCAATACTGTCGGGAGTGGCGTCTGCCAGTTCTATTGAAGATGATGTAGTTATTATCAATTTCTCAATGCTATCTATGGATGAGGCGCTGTTGAAGTTGGGTGAAGAGAGTGGCGTTAAAGTTATCTTTTCGAATGATTTGGTAGAGGGGCATGTAAGCAAAGCAATCAGTGGGAAAATGACAGTTGCAACTGCACTGAACAGGATTCTGGATGGTACAGACCTGAAATACGAAGTAAGCAAAGATAATGTTGTTGTTATTACCCAGGATGTGGATGCAAAAAAAGATAGAGCGGATCCCATTGAAGAGGTTGAAGAAATTGTTGTGGTTGGATCGGCCTTGAAAGGGGGGGACCCCTCAGCACCGATTACTATTTATACGCGTGAAGATTTGATGGCAAGGGGAGTGTTTTCTGTCGAAGAGTTTCTTCGCACTTACTCTGGTAGTACAACTGTTCTTAATTCAGCCACATCAGCAGAAGTGGATATCAATCCTAACTTGCTGACGCTTGACGCTATGTACGATAAGTCTGATGGGATACAAGGGCAGGCTGCTGCCAATATTGCCGGCTTTGGTATTGGGTCAACACTGGTTCTAATCAATAATCGACGTACGGCAGCATCACCTGTTCTGGATAATGGATTTGTTGATTTAAACAGCATTCCTTTTGAGGAAATTGAGCGAATTGAAGTGCTGGAAGGGGGGGCTTCATCGCGTTATGGCAGTGATGCTGTTGGTGGTGTAGTTAACATTGTAACTCGCCGTAGCCGGGGAACCTCCAGTGCAACAACCTTTCGGGTTGATAATAGTCGTAACGGTGGCGACCGTTATAATCTGAGTCAGGTGCTTAATTATGGGTGGCAGGATGGCTCTGTTCGCCTAACCCTGAATAAGTCTGAAAGTAAGCCCATTTCCAGTGAAAAGGCGGGATGGACGACCATGGATCTGACGGATCGTGGTGGTTATGACCGCAGACTTCAGAGTGAGCCACATGCCGGTGGGGCAGTTTATCGTTGGGGGCCTGGGCGTACATTTAGAATGCCGAATGGTTCATTGTATACACTGCCAGATGGCACTGTTTACACCTACACGGGGTTTGGCTGGGATGCTCTGCCCAGTGAAAATGATGGTACCGATTATAGTGATGATGATTGGTCCCCCGAAAACTTGCAGCCTTCAGAACAGGGAATTCGTGAATTCCTCTCACCGCATACCCGTCAGAAATCTGCGTCATTGAGAGTGGAGCAGGACTTCGGAGAGTATCGTTTGTGGTCTGACTTGAGCTGGAATGAAAACAGCTCTCAGACACAGCAGACCACGTTGGCAATTGGTCCCTTTTCCAGCCCGGTTTATGTACCAGAAAGTAATGCCTTTAACACCTTTGGTGAAGATGTTCGCGCGATCTATACCTTTCACAATGAAATGAAGATCGGTCAGCTTCCACAAATGACGGCTAACAACATTGCGACTACTAAGCGATTTAATTTTGGTGTCGCTGGGCCCCTGGCATTCCTGGATGATTGGGAGTTTACTTTTGATGGTGGAGTTAGCTCTTCAGAATCACTGGCGTGGCAAACGCGACTGGATACCAGTGAATGTGGTTATGATGCTCGCGGCAATGCCTTGGCAGGCTATTACGATACAGCAACCGGTGAGTTCTACGAAAATGTTCAGGATATCCCTTCAGATGCAGTTTATGGCGTAGATTATAAGTACGGTTGCTATGAGGGTGCTGAAAGTCTGTGGAGCAAAATGCTCGCATCGAGCAATCCTGATGAAGCGATCAACCTATTTGGTAATGGCTCAGTGCAATCGCCTTTCTTGTCTGAAATGTTGTATGAGCGCTACCAAGGAAACCCTGTTCGGTTGAATTATCGTACCCGTGTCGAATTTACTGGCCCAGTGTATGAGCTGCCCGGTGGTGAGGTGTGGGGACATATTGGTTTTGACTTCAACCGTGATGTGACCGATTACAGCAAGGCAGATTTTCGTCGTCTTTTTGCAGATACTCAAAACGGTAAAGTGAATCGGGATACTGCCGCGGTATATTACGAGGTTCGAGTTCCCATTGTTGGAGAGGCAAACGCGGTTCCCGGTGTTGAGTCTTTGGCGTTTAATATTCAGGGGCGTTACTCTGACTTTGATACACCTGAGTCACGCGGCCAACAAAAATATAACAAGACTACGCCTCAATACAGTCTCAGCTGGAAGCCTCGCAACGATTTGACACTGTCAGTTCGCTATACGGAAAGCTTTAAAGCGCCAACCAATTTCCAGCAAATCAATGCGGAATCTGATTTTGCAGACCCTAGTAAGTGTTTTGGTGCTGCCGATATGGATCCAACCAAAGTGGATGAAAGCTGTTGGCTGGATATGGCGGCAGGAGAGCTCAAACCGTTGCCGTGGGAAAGTAGGCCAGATGACTCTATCTACCCGACATGGCTCCCTTTCGCGGTTGATCTTGATGGGTACCGGGATGCAACTGGGGAGTGGCTGGAGGGTGAGCAGCCATTGTTTTACGGAAATGTAGCCAGAATTTCGTTTGGTGTACTGGATAGCCTGCGCCCGGAAACCTCTGAAGATTGGAATTATTCGGTACAGTGGAATCCCGAGTTTCTCACTGGGTTGTCAATGCGACTGGATTATCGTCAGGTTGATTACACAGATCGAATCGAAACGTTCAATTATTACGATGAGGGGCATCAGGATTATCTGTATACGCGTCCCGATCTGTACTGGGAGCACCCGGAAACTGATCAGTTGATGGTTGTTCGATTCCTGCCCAGTAATCAGACGATCAATGAACGCCGGTCACTTACCTTTAACTTGGGGTATTACTGGGATACAGACTGGGGAAGCTTTAATTCACGGTTGAGGGGTACTTATGTTGGCACCCACCAGTATCAATTGTCGGATGCCACGCCACTCCAAACTATGGTAGGTCGCTACGATAAAAGTGGTCCCAAACAAATGAAAGGCAGCCTTGAGTTTGGGTGGAGCTATGGATTCTGGAACCTGAATCTGACGGGACACTACAGTGATGATTATGCCTGGAATGATCAGATTCTGGATACGTCAACCTGGCGTTTGATAGATAACTATGTCGACGTAGAAGAGTATTGGTCAGTGGACTTGACTGCCTCTTACAGTGATAGAGATAGTGGTTGGTCGGTTTATGCAGGTGCAAGAAATCTGACTAATACAGACTTCCCATTTATCAATGACCGCGCTGGTCAAGGGTTCGATAGCTCTGTAGTAAGCCCTGGTGGCCGTACACTCTACTTGAGTGTGTCAAAACAGTTTGACTTTGATTAG
- the rpsP gene encoding 30S ribosomal protein S16 — MVTIRLARGGSKKRPFYHLTVADSRNARNSRFIERIGFFNPSARGNEERLRVDMERVNHWVGQGAQPSDRVAALIKEAAKQA, encoded by the coding sequence ATGGTAACTATTCGTTTGGCCCGTGGTGGCTCTAAAAAGCGTCCGTTTTATCACCTGACTGTTGCTGACAGCCGTAATGCTCGCAACAGCCGTTTCATTGAGCGTATTGGCTTCTTCAACCCGAGTGCTCGCGGTAACGAAGAGCGCCTGCGCGTTGACATGGAGCGTGTTAACCACTGGGTAGGCCAGGGTGCACAGCCTTCTGATCGCGTTGCTGCTTTGATCAAAGAAGCTGCCAAGCAAGCGTAA
- the rimM gene encoding ribosome maturation factor RimM (Essential for efficient processing of 16S rRNA) encodes MTSKPAAGAASQEVDRVVAGRIVSIHGVKGWVKVMSFTEPRENLFEYGPWWLKTPRGWREIKFDQFKGQGKGLIAHIVGLDDRDEARNYCQQDIAIDKGQFPELEGEEFYWYQLEGLTAVTVFDGERKVLGVVKQLLETGANDVLMVKGNAQSLDRKERLIPYTDQFVLKVDLEAGEIEVDWDPEF; translated from the coding sequence ATGACAAGCAAGCCGGCCGCTGGCGCAGCCTCTCAAGAAGTTGATCGCGTAGTAGCTGGTCGCATTGTTTCTATCCACGGGGTGAAAGGCTGGGTGAAGGTGATGTCCTTTACCGAGCCCCGTGAAAACCTCTTCGAGTATGGTCCCTGGTGGCTGAAAACTCCGAGAGGCTGGCGCGAAATCAAATTCGATCAGTTCAAGGGCCAGGGCAAAGGCCTTATTGCCCATATCGTTGGCCTGGACGATCGTGATGAAGCGCGCAACTACTGCCAGCAGGATATCGCCATCGATAAGGGGCAATTTCCGGAGCTGGAGGGAGAAGAGTTTTACTGGTATCAGCTCGAAGGGCTGACTGCGGTGACTGTATTTGACGGTGAGCGCAAGGTGTTGGGAGTGGTCAAGCAGCTGCTTGAAACCGGTGCCAACGATGTGCTCATGGTTAAGGGCAACGCCCAGAGTCTGGATCGCAAAGAACGTCTGATTCCTTATACGGATCAGTTTGTTCTTAAGGTGGATCTGGAAGCCGGTGAAATTGAGGTCGACTGGGACCCAGAATTTTGA
- the trmD gene encoding tRNA (guanosine(37)-N1)-methyltransferase TrmD translates to MFAAITEYGVTGRAVKNGLLEVAYFNPRDYTSDRHQTVDDRPYGGGPGMVMLIEPLRQAIEAARQWQHGDGVKSKVIYMSPQGQVLNQKGVTSLVQETNLILIAGRYEGVDERLIQREVDEEWSIGDYVLSGGELPAMVLMDAVIRHLPGALGHEDSAVEDSFAEGLLDCPHYTRPLVYDDYDGAEVPAVLLSGNHEKIRLWRMQQSLERTLMRRPELLKDLQLTNEQQAILEKINAELNSED, encoded by the coding sequence ATGTTTGCTGCCATCACCGAGTATGGCGTTACTGGCAGGGCGGTCAAAAACGGATTGCTGGAGGTTGCTTATTTCAACCCCCGCGACTACACCAGCGACCGCCACCAGACGGTGGACGACCGGCCTTACGGCGGCGGTCCCGGTATGGTGATGCTGATTGAGCCGTTGCGGCAAGCCATTGAGGCAGCGCGGCAATGGCAACATGGCGACGGCGTTAAAAGTAAGGTGATTTACATGTCACCACAGGGACAGGTACTCAACCAGAAGGGGGTAACCTCACTGGTGCAGGAGACCAACCTGATACTGATTGCCGGCCGCTATGAAGGCGTTGATGAACGCCTGATCCAGCGAGAAGTGGATGAGGAGTGGTCGATAGGTGACTACGTTCTCAGTGGCGGTGAGTTGCCTGCCATGGTGTTGATGGATGCAGTTATCCGTCATCTGCCGGGTGCACTCGGTCACGAAGACTCTGCGGTTGAGGATTCTTTTGCCGAGGGGCTTCTGGATTGCCCGCACTACACACGCCCGCTGGTGTACGACGATTATGATGGAGCCGAGGTGCCTGCGGTACTGCTCTCGGGAAACCATGAAAAGATTCGACTATGGCGCATGCAGCAGTCGCTCGAAAGAACGCTGATGCGGCGACCGGAGTTGCTGAAAGACCTGCAGCTGACCAATGAGCAGCAGGCGATACTGGAGAAGATCAACGCTGAATTAAACAGCGAAGACTGA
- the rplS gene encoding 50S ribosomal protein L19 produces MSGKNPIIAQLEKEQMAKEIPAFAPGDTVVVQVKVKEGNRERLQAFEGVVLGKRNRGLNSAFTVRKISSGIGVERTFQTYSPLVDSITVKRRGDVRQAKLYYLRELSGRAARIKEKLDNK; encoded by the coding sequence ATGAGTGGTAAGAACCCAATTATTGCCCAGCTCGAAAAAGAGCAAATGGCTAAAGAAATTCCTGCTTTTGCACCAGGTGACACCGTTGTTGTGCAGGTTAAAGTAAAAGAAGGTAACCGCGAGCGTCTGCAGGCGTTTGAAGGTGTTGTTCTGGGTAAGCGCAACCGCGGCCTGAACTCTGCGTTTACCGTTCGTAAAATTTCCAGCGGTATCGGTGTAGAGCGTACTTTCCAGACTTACAGCCCGCTGGTAGATAGCATCACTGTTAAGCGTCGTGGTGACGTTCGTCAGGCCAAGCTGTACTACCTGCGCGAACTGTCCGGTCGTGCGGCACGCATCAAAGAGAAGCTGGACAACAAATAA
- a CDS encoding GNAT family N-acetyltransferase, translated as MKQTIVTERLTIRQLTAEDFPDYLEYELDPQVMAHIREVGTKQEIQEHYNGYLADWLGEENTWMGAGVILTETGKLIGDIGFRYRDKRSEIIEIGYKFNSHYHGSGYATEALAAFLKMIETDWPAHKLVAYADPDNTPSVRLMEKMGFVKEGHFASHYKIGDRWTDEVAYGKVL; from the coding sequence ATGAAACAAACGATCGTCACAGAACGACTTACCATAAGGCAGTTAACGGCAGAGGATTTTCCGGACTATCTGGAATATGAGCTGGATCCACAAGTAATGGCGCATATTCGAGAAGTTGGTACTAAGCAGGAAATTCAGGAGCATTACAACGGTTATCTGGCGGACTGGCTGGGTGAAGAGAATACCTGGATGGGTGCGGGCGTTATTCTTACCGAAACCGGAAAATTGATCGGCGACATCGGATTTCGCTATCGGGATAAACGCAGTGAAATTATCGAAATTGGCTACAAATTCAATAGCCACTATCACGGCAGCGGGTATGCCACTGAAGCCCTGGCAGCTTTTCTGAAAATGATTGAAACAGATTGGCCAGCGCACAAACTGGTAGCTTACGCCGACCCGGACAATACCCCCTCAGTTCGACTTATGGAAAAAATGGGTTTTGTGAAAGAGGGGCATTTTGCATCGCATTATAAAATTGGCGATCGATGGACGGATGAAGTGGCTTACGGGAAAGTGCTTTAG
- the xerD gene encoding site-specific tyrosine recombinase XerD: MSADDQQVIERYLDTIWMERGLSENSLAAYRRDLSQFSGWLDTQSIGLLAISSFHLQEYLAHRQAKGSSARSTARLLSCLRGFYRHQVREKVLSQDPSALIENPRLGRPLPKTLTEQDVEQLLAAPDIDDPVGFRDRAMLEMLYASGLRVSELVGLTIHQVNLRQGVVRVFGKGSKERLVPVGQEAQEWLERFVREARSELLKGQQSDVLFPSLRGQQMTRQTFWYRIKHWAEVAGINKPLSPHTLRHAFASHLLNHGADLRVVQLLLGHSDLSTTQIYTHIANSRMKDLHAQHHPRG, translated from the coding sequence ATGTCAGCAGATGACCAACAAGTGATCGAGCGCTATCTGGATACCATCTGGATGGAGCGCGGTTTGAGCGAAAATAGCCTGGCGGCGTACCGCCGGGATTTGTCACAGTTTTCGGGCTGGCTCGACACGCAGTCGATTGGCTTGCTTGCCATCTCCTCGTTTCACTTGCAGGAGTATCTTGCTCATCGCCAGGCGAAGGGTTCTTCGGCGCGATCTACCGCAAGATTACTGTCCTGTTTGCGCGGCTTCTATCGCCATCAAGTGCGGGAGAAGGTGTTGTCGCAAGATCCGAGTGCGCTTATCGAAAACCCGCGATTGGGGCGACCGCTCCCAAAAACTTTGACCGAGCAGGATGTGGAGCAGCTGTTGGCGGCTCCCGATATTGATGACCCGGTCGGGTTTCGTGATCGCGCCATGCTGGAGATGCTGTACGCATCGGGGTTACGGGTTTCCGAGCTGGTGGGGCTCACTATTCATCAGGTCAATTTGCGTCAGGGTGTGGTGCGGGTGTTTGGTAAGGGCAGTAAGGAGCGCTTGGTACCTGTGGGGCAGGAGGCGCAAGAATGGCTGGAGCGTTTTGTGCGCGAGGCTCGCAGTGAGTTGTTGAAAGGGCAGCAGAGCGATGTATTGTTTCCCAGCCTGCGCGGCCAGCAGATGACTCGGCAAACCTTCTGGTATCGAATCAAGCATTGGGCCGAGGTGGCTGGCATCAACAAACCATTGTCTCCCCACACACTCCGACACGCTTTTGCCAGCCACTTGCTCAATCATGGTGCTGACCTGCGAGTTGTGCAGCTGTTGCTGGGGCACAGTGATTTGTCTACCACCCAGATTTACACCCATATTGCCAATTCACGTATGAAAGACCTGCACGCTCAGCACCACCCTCGGGGTTGA
- a CDS encoding DsbC family protein, which yields MTNWITRLLLAAFMFVSLPLMADVDKGTKEQIVHGLKKWRPDLSFTNIMETPIDGLYHVQVVGGPSLYTSADGKYFISGDLQEVGFGRTENWRDKVYAPLRRELIQAANPDNMITYKPKGEAKAVIYVFTDLDCGYCVKLQREIPALNDMGVEVRYLAFPRAGMGSASEKKLTAVWCADDPVEAMGRMMNRQEIARKPCQTKAIEEHMKLVREMGINATPAIILGDGTLVSGYRRASQLKQILGI from the coding sequence ATGACTAATTGGATTACTCGTCTTCTGCTGGCGGCGTTTATGTTTGTGTCGTTGCCACTGATGGCTGATGTCGACAAGGGCACCAAAGAACAGATTGTGCATGGCCTGAAAAAGTGGCGCCCTGATCTGAGCTTCACCAATATTATGGAAACGCCGATTGATGGGCTTTACCACGTGCAGGTGGTGGGGGGGCCCTCGCTTTACACTTCTGCAGATGGTAAATACTTTATCAGTGGTGACTTGCAGGAAGTGGGTTTTGGTCGCACGGAAAACTGGCGCGATAAGGTATACGCGCCTTTGCGCCGAGAACTGATTCAGGCTGCCAATCCAGACAATATGATTACTTACAAGCCAAAAGGTGAGGCCAAGGCAGTTATCTATGTGTTTACCGATCTTGATTGTGGCTACTGTGTGAAATTACAGCGAGAAATTCCGGCCCTCAATGATATGGGAGTGGAAGTGCGTTACCTGGCTTTCCCCAGGGCGGGAATGGGGAGTGCATCGGAGAAAAAACTGACGGCAGTATGGTGTGCTGATGATCCGGTTGAGGCTATGGGCCGGATGATGAATCGACAGGAAATCGCTCGTAAGCCTTGCCAGACGAAAGCTATCGAAGAGCATATGAAGCTGGTTCGCGAGATGGGGATTAATGCGACCCCGGCCATTATTCTTGGTGATGGCACGCTGGTATCGGGTTATCGTCGTGCCAGCCAATTGAAGCAAATACTTGGGATATGA
- a CDS encoding homoserine dehydrogenase gives MNSLKLGICGLGTVGAGTFNVLRRNIHDINARAGTSIEVTQVGMRRDNPACDLTGISTTNDIFEVAENPDVDVLVELIGGTTTARDLVMKAIANGKHVVTANKALIALHGNEIFEAAEQQGVAVHYEAAVAGGIPIIQTMREGLVANQIEWLVGIINGTGNFILSEMFDKGADFESVLKQAQELGYAEADPTFDVEGIDAAHKLTILAALAFGIPLQFDKVFTEGITNIQLQDVNYARELGYRIKHLGIARKGADGIELRVHPALVSSRQLLANVNGVMNAVMVQGDAVGPTLYYGAGAGAEPTASAVISDIVDLARTLFMEPEYRVAHLGFNAVKPNCPMVLDISESESASYLRVMVADKPGGLASIMTIMAQQGMDIEAVIQKEPEPGQFHVPVILLTDKSKEKNTLEAISRIEALEQVEGPVVRIRVESLS, from the coding sequence TTGAACTCGCTAAAATTGGGTATCTGTGGTCTGGGCACGGTGGGCGCAGGTACTTTCAATGTTCTTCGCCGTAATATTCACGACATCAATGCACGCGCTGGCACTTCTATCGAAGTGACCCAGGTCGGTATGCGCCGGGATAATCCGGCCTGTGACCTGACCGGTATTTCAACCACTAACGATATTTTTGAAGTGGCTGAAAACCCCGATGTGGATGTGCTGGTTGAGCTGATTGGTGGTACCACTACAGCCCGTGATTTGGTGATGAAAGCGATTGCCAACGGTAAGCACGTTGTAACGGCTAACAAGGCATTGATTGCTCTCCACGGTAACGAGATTTTTGAGGCCGCTGAACAGCAAGGTGTGGCTGTACATTATGAAGCGGCCGTAGCTGGCGGTATTCCTATTATTCAAACCATGCGCGAAGGTCTGGTGGCTAACCAGATCGAATGGCTGGTTGGAATTATTAACGGCACCGGCAACTTTATTCTCAGCGAGATGTTCGATAAGGGTGCCGATTTTGAATCGGTGTTGAAGCAGGCCCAGGAGTTGGGCTATGCCGAAGCCGATCCGACGTTCGATGTTGAAGGAATTGATGCTGCCCACAAGCTGACCATCCTCGCCGCACTTGCATTTGGCATACCGCTACAATTTGACAAGGTATTTACTGAAGGTATTACCAACATCCAATTACAGGATGTTAATTACGCTCGCGAACTCGGCTACCGAATCAAGCATCTGGGTATCGCCCGTAAGGGTGCGGATGGAATTGAACTGCGAGTGCACCCTGCGTTGGTGTCATCCCGTCAATTGTTAGCCAATGTAAATGGCGTTATGAATGCCGTTATGGTGCAGGGCGATGCTGTTGGCCCCACGTTGTATTACGGGGCAGGTGCCGGCGCAGAGCCGACTGCATCAGCAGTCATCTCCGATATTGTTGATCTGGCTCGTACCCTGTTTATGGAGCCGGAATACCGTGTTGCTCACCTTGGATTTAATGCGGTCAAGCCAAATTGTCCGATGGTGCTGGATATTTCCGAATCGGAAAGTGCCAGCTATCTTCGCGTGATGGTGGCTGACAAGCCCGGTGGTCTTGCCAGCATTATGACCATCATGGCTCAGCAGGGCATGGATATTGAAGCGGTTATTCAGAAAGAGCCGGAGCCCGGTCAATTCCATGTGCCGGTAATTTTACTGACAGACAAGTCCAAAGAAAAAAACACGCTGGAAGCTATCTCTCGCATTGAGGCGTTGGAGCAAGTTGAAGGACCAGTGGTTCGGATTCGAGTGGAGTCGCTGTCATGA
- the thrC gene encoding threonine synthase: protein MKYISTRGKAPEQNFEGVVLAGLAPDGGLYVPESIPQFSQEEIASWAGLPYNQLAFNVIKPFVDGEIPDDKLQDIIDRSYATFRHNAVAPLVQLENNLWVMELFHGPTLAFKDFALQFLGNLFEYLLEKRNQKVVIMGATSGDTGSAAIEGCRGCDNIDIFILHPHNRVSNVQRRQMTSVLDSNVHNIALEGNFDDCQSMVKASFADQSFLPEGRKLAAVNSINWARIMAQVVYYFHAALSVGGPARPVSFSVPTGNFGDIFAGYIARKMGLPIEQLIIATNANDVLHRCISNNDFSKQPLIHSLSPSMDIMISSNFERLLFDLYNRDGEAIDQLMKAFNEGGVSLDEEVLAKARELFSSFRCDDDRMVEVISKVFDESDYLLDPHTATGIEAAHQVRRDNKTPVICLATAHPAKFPEAVRKAGYPEDPALPHHMADLFEREERYDVLPNDLKAVHGFVAENI, encoded by the coding sequence ATGAAGTACATCAGTACCCGTGGCAAAGCGCCCGAGCAGAATTTTGAAGGCGTCGTTCTGGCCGGTTTGGCTCCTGATGGTGGCCTGTATGTGCCGGAATCGATCCCGCAATTTTCACAAGAGGAAATTGCCAGTTGGGCCGGCCTGCCATACAACCAGTTAGCTTTTAATGTCATCAAACCGTTTGTTGATGGTGAAATTCCTGACGATAAATTGCAGGATATAATCGACCGTTCCTACGCGACCTTTCGCCACAATGCTGTCGCACCTTTGGTGCAACTGGAAAACAATCTGTGGGTAATGGAGCTGTTTCACGGTCCGACCCTGGCGTTCAAGGATTTCGCCCTTCAATTTCTCGGCAACTTGTTTGAATACCTGCTGGAAAAGCGTAATCAGAAAGTGGTCATTATGGGGGCTACTTCCGGTGACACTGGTTCGGCGGCCATTGAAGGTTGCCGCGGTTGCGACAATATCGATATTTTTATTCTGCATCCACACAACCGGGTTTCGAATGTGCAGCGTCGCCAGATGACCTCGGTGCTGGACAGCAATGTTCACAACATAGCACTGGAAGGTAATTTTGATGACTGCCAGAGCATGGTGAAAGCGAGTTTTGCTGACCAGTCATTTTTGCCAGAAGGACGCAAATTGGCGGCGGTGAATTCCATCAACTGGGCACGTATCATGGCGCAGGTGGTGTACTACTTCCATGCTGCCTTGTCAGTTGGAGGTCCTGCACGACCAGTATCGTTCAGTGTGCCGACAGGCAATTTTGGCGATATTTTTGCCGGTTACATTGCCCGTAAAATGGGATTGCCCATTGAGCAGTTGATTATTGCTACCAACGCCAATGATGTGCTGCACCGCTGCATAAGCAACAATGATTTCAGCAAGCAGCCACTGATTCATAGCCTCTCCCCCAGCATGGATATCATGATCTCCAGCAATTTTGAACGATTGCTGTTTGATCTTTATAACCGTGACGGCGAAGCAATAGATCAGTTAATGAAAGCTTTTAACGAAGGTGGCGTTTCGCTGGATGAAGAAGTGTTGGCAAAAGCCCGTGAGCTGTTCTCCAGTTTCCGTTGCGATGATGACCGCATGGTGGAAGTGATATCAAAAGTGTTTGATGAGAGTGATTACTTGCTCGATCCCCATACGGCTACTGGTATTGAGGCAGCACATCAGGTTCGTCGCGATAACAAAACGCCGGTTATCTGTCTGGCTACTGCGCACCCTGCTAAATTCCCGGAGGCGGTACGTAAGGCGGGCTACCCTGAGGATCCTGCGTTGCCACACCATATGGCGGACCTGTTTGAGCGGGAAGAGCGTTACGATGTACTGCCCAATGACCTGAAGGCAGTTCATGGGTTTGTGGCGGAGAATATATAA